TTCAGATGGCAAGATAGATACCACACAGATGACATCGAAATCTGGCTCAGAATCCAGTAGATCCTCATCCTCCATCTTATCTTCATCCACCGGAGGCAGGAGTCTCTCCTTTACTGGCCTCCTAGATACTTCTTTATATTGGCCCATTTGCGGGTTCTGCTGGGCCAATTTCTTCTGACGCTGGAACCTACGCCATTGGGTCCTCGTCATAGGATTCTTTCCTTTGTAATTGTTCCTATACGAGTACCTATTGGCCTCCTGTGGGCCAATTTGCTTCGTTCCACTCGAACCACCTACTTCCATAATCCCTTTGTTGAACCTTATGAGTCCCTGGTGCATCCATTTTTCGACCGGCACTGAACCAGGAGGAGCGAAAGTATTCCTTCGACCTGACTTCTGATTAGTATTCGACTGCACCATAACTCTTTTGCCTTTATCGAAACGTTGGTTCTGCCTTGCCCCCTTGTTAACAACTTGGTATTTCTTGAGGCCCTCAGTAGCCTCCTTATCACATACTGCACTGCAGCGAGGGCAGAGCATCACAATCTTGTTTTCGAGTTTGCATCTGTTCAAGAAATCAATTAACTCCTCCTCAGCTTGAGGATAAACAACCTTCATCTGTTCGTTGTAATCCTCTTCAGATACATCCTGAACTTGCACATGGGACACCTCCATTGTTTCGACCATCATTATTTCTTGGGGCTCCGCATAGAGAGTTTCGGCAGCTTTGGATGTTTCAGCATTTGCCTGAACAACCTTTGgtttctcaccaaattttagcCTTCCTTCGTCAAGAGCCTTTTgaaccaaatccctgaaaagaaCACAACGTGAGGTTTTATGGCCaaggaaattatgaaatttacaataacccCTTTTTTTCTGTTGTTCGATTGGGGGTACTTTCAAGCCCTTAGGAACAACAATCTGGCCATCTGTgactaataaatcaaatatttcatcacatttagttatgtcaaatgtataagttttagacacaaatttatcatttttaggtTCAACAGGGTTTTTTCCATTGGAAGGTCTAAGGAGTTTACAAACATAAGGAGGTCCAGGTTTTAATTCTGCTAAATCAACCTCACTGTCTTCGATATCTTCATAAATAATATCGAACTCCTGGTCACTGTCATTGGTTTCGACATATGCAACCTTTTCCTTCTTGTGGAATTTAGAATTTCTAGCCTTTTCGGCCTTCAACCGTTCGAGTTGTCGAACTCTATCAGCCAATTGAGCCATATCCCTTAAATACTGGGTATCTAATTTCTTTCTAATCGAATAGTCTAGGCCACCAGCAGCCATTTCGACTAATTCATGTTCAGGGACTTGGGTGAAACACCTTGCCTTTAAGAGTCTGAATCTGTTCAAATAATCATCAATTGATTCAAGTGCCTTGCGTCGAACGCTGGCTAACTCTTTAAGGCTGATCTTAGACTGTCCCATATAAAATTGCTCATGGAAAATCCTTTCCAATTGGTTCCAATTATGTATGGAATGAGGAGGAAGGGTTGTAAACCATGTAAAAGCATTTTTAGTCAAGGAACTAGggaaaaatttcattcttaaattttcattattagccAAATCCCCTGCTTCGACCAAATATCTAGCAACGTGTTCGACAGTGGACTCATTTGTCTCTCCCGCAAACTTGGTAAACTTAGGGATTttcacaccccttggtaattctGTCTGTAACACATACTCAGATAATGGAGACACAAAATTAGGCCTATGTAAGCCTAAGTTCAAACCATTCTGCACCAAAATCGTTTCGACCATTTGGGCTAGGTTATTCTGCATATCGAAACGGTTTTGTTGAATATTCCCTATTACTTCATCAGCATTTTGGTTCCTATTTACCAATACTATACCAGGGTTTGGTTCGACCTGTTGGACTGGTGGCTCTATGCGTGCCGCTGGTTGTGGTGCTTGAGCCATTTGCATCCCGGGGTTATTAGGCATCTGTATCTCTTGGACAGGCGCCTGTATTTGGATCTGTCGAATCGGTGGTTGCTGTATGGGTGGTGCCCCAAAAAAGTCAGCAATTCGACTTATTTGATTTGTTAACGTTTGGTAACTGtcatttgtattttgaattaaagGGTTAATAACAGttcctatttgttgtgttaACATGTTAACCATATCATGGTTACTTTCATCCATTTGTTGTCTGAGTGACAAAACGGATGTATTAGTTAAATGTTGCggaattaccctaccttgattgccCGCTACAGATCCTGATGGAGAGGCCATATTAAGATTCTCTATGTTTGGTTGAGAATTTTGCAACCCTACCATCAAAGATGTAGGCATGCCATATAGAGGATTTTGAGGCGGTCGAAAGGGACTTCCACTGGGATTCCCTAAACTAGGATTGTTCCAAGGGGCAAAAGCAGACGCTGACGTGGTCGAACTTGCCAACGTCATGTTGGTCATGGGAGAGGTTACCCCTGTCTGATTCATAACCGTCGAAGCGGTTGAACTAATTGTGCCAACAGTTTGGTCAGGAATTGCTCCTATACCAGAATTTATATTGGCATTACTGACAGATGTTTGCGTTGGTTGCCCCTCCATATTTGGAAGGTCATTGTTTCGATTGCTTGGGGGTGGTCTAGCCATCCTTGTACGAGTTTTGAATTCTGTTAAGTGTGGAACAGATTTCCcacttcttaaatgcatacaaaatcaaaacaattaagaaGGCAATAAACCAACTGCAACaaacaaaactttaaaaataatttaaaaccaaaacacaCAATTGACCGGTCCCACTGGGCGTGCCAATTTGTTTACACTGGAATTTGGTAAACAACCGCTAGTCTAAGTTAATTGCTTGCGAGATCAACTAGTGAATCTCAGGAGCATGTCACTTGTGTATTTTGCGTTTAAATGTAAAGCTTTTGAATGTTCATCGTTGCAACAAACACTTACTGGTTCGAAATTTGCAGAAAGTAAAATTGTTTAACAGAAATCGAAAGGCTGGAAATAACTAGGCAAGGAAAGGAAAATTGCAGAATGTAAAGGCTCAGCGAGTTCATTCAATCGAATGAACCATTTAAAATGCAGGAATTATAAAACGAAACGTAAATTGCATTCGAAATGTAAAGTttacaaaaacttaaaatggtTCACAAACAAACATACATTCTCCTTGTGTACTCGTTTCTCTCTGCGCTGGATACTTTGAGTGTATAAGGATTCTGTAGAAATGATTTGCGACCctcaaaaactaactaaaactgctatatatagacattcGAAAATAAACTGCCCTAACGGTCGAACATTATCCGAATGCCAAGTGTCCTGCCACGTACATCTTACATGCACATAACTGCTCCTTAGAACGGTTATCcatcttgctcgaagtcgaactGGTTTAGTGAAGATTTGTTCAGAAATTATGCTAAGTCCAGAACTCTTGCTGCCTCGACTTCGACTCGTCCATACACCAGTTCGAATTGCCCAATAACTCGAAGTCCTCTTTCTTGTCTTAGCTTTGTACTTCGTAAATACTCCTTTGAACCTGGGAATTCCTTCTTAAAGACTCTCCTCTCTTTTCGATTCGAGCAGGTCCTGGCCAGACTCTTGCTCTGTAATACGCTCCGAACCTCGAGACGACATCCAATGCATACTTAGAACATATTTTAGCTCGTCGAAAATATGGGCTAACACTTGGACacactttatatatatagtctTCAATCTACTAGAGCATAcgaaaaatacaaacaaaaccaacaaaatgaTAAAGTCAAACTCACAGAACACCATATTTACTCCATTGTACACACTATAGTCTTCCATCTACTAGAACatgaaaaatacaaacaaaaccaacaaaatgtCAAAGTCAATTAATCATGCACCACACTACATGCAGTAAATTAAGCATATTCACTCCCTTGGACCCactatatacacacacacacatatatatatatatatatgtgtgtgtgtggtctTCAATATACTAGATCAtggaaaatacaaaacaaaaacaacaaaatgacTAGGATGTCTTTTGATCAAACACATTctaaaaattcacaaatttagCAGATGACACAGCCATTATGATCCTCTTCGAAACTTGTACCATAGTAATGTTGATAACTATACTTAGGTGGTGTCATCTGATTATAAAGGGGATAGCCTTCAGAGATCAGCTCGAGAGGAAAAGTTACTTTTGGTGACTCGATCTTCTTGTCCTCTTTTTCTGGCTCAACCTTCTTGTTGTCCACTGTTGCTGGTCCAACTGAAACTATTTCAGTATGACACCACTTTCGTAGCTTGGACACTACACTCACCGGATCAATGTCCcccaataaaatcatttttttgtctttcactTTAACAGAAACTAATTCAACACctgaaaataatttcaaatacaaTTTTGTTAGAAAAACATTGAATCCTTGACTATGTGTATGCTATGGATTTTGTTTCTTGGAACAATTAACGCATAGTTGTAGTAGAGTGAAGATTTTGATATATACCTGTAACGCCAGATGCTATCTTCATAGCTTTTTTCTTCATCCTATCGTCATGTAAATCCACCTTTAACACTACTTTCTGCTACACAACAGACCAAAGAGCTGTTAAGAACCAACAATTACTTGTTCGTCTAAAACATGCAACGAATAGTTAAATGCAAGCCCTAGTGGAAACTGAACAGTGTAGAGAAAACTCAAGAAATGGGATCCATGCATTGATTAGTTGAAGAGGTAATTAAGTAGAGGAAATAAAAGAGATTCATTTCATCCCATGAGAATCTAGTTCTGACCTTCATTGCAATTAAAGCTTGCTTGAGAGAGCCAAGGAATAATTGTTTGGTGACAATTGCAAATGAAGTTGTAATAGATATAGCTGAGATTGAGCAATATTTATAGACAAAAGATAAAGATAGAGAGAATAAAGTAGAAGTTATAGCCAATTAgccataataaataaaattaagatgaGAATACATGTGTGTCTAGGactatatatctattttttcagGTCTCCATTCTTATACTTTCCTCTAATTTGAGTACTTTCATCTAGTAAAGCGGTGAACTTTATTCTCACGATTTGCATTATACTCTATTATGCTTTCAATATTAAGAATggtttaacattattttttatttttttcaatctatcacgaattttcaataactttaattaattctaacttgaatttaaaattatacgttaaaaagtatttatttattttagaatttaattatatatttagaaatagttatttattatatattataaattatagttatataaaataaacatttattatgtGTAATGTGTAACTGATcatctttatttatgtttttttcggTAGAAaggacaaaaatagaaaagataataataataataataataagcagAAATAGataaagtgaaactaaattAAAGAGTGAgaaatgttgaaaaaaaatgataaataagaataaataaaaaattatataataaaatccttaattttaaagttatttctaTTCTAAATCTATTAAACCATTCACTACTAACTTGTTTTTATTAGCTCAATTATTTGAATCTCTTGAACCAACCAAACATTGTCTAGTTATTCTGACCTTCATTGTTGTTAAAGATTGTTTGTGAGAGCTAAGCAAGAATTGCTTGGTGTGACAATTTGCAAATGAAGTTGTGATAAGTGTGGCTGAGATTGAGCAACATTTATAGTAGCATGTCGTGGGAGACATAGTCAAGTCAAGTCAACCCAATTCAACATATAGTATATGGTCCTCAAAACTTTAGtacaattttgtttgtttatataGTTTACGCGCGCCGGAAACCGTGTGATATTTAAATGTTGCACGCTCTAACGCGGAAACTGTGTGATCTTTAAATGTTGCACTCTCTAACTATCCTACAGTTCCTTTGTAGAAAGTGAATCAACCAAACTTTATAAAAAAGTGTAATCCTTTAAggctttcttatttctttttaatcatgCGTCCGGTAGGGAAAAAATGATAGTAAAATGAGGTCTTCAAAACATTAATTCAATTGTTTACATGCTTATCAAATTCTCGAGTTAATTTGTCAATTCTTACGAATTTACAAATCCATTTGTCATCTGTAAATTAAttcttgaataaatttttttttcaatatactcTGGGTAAATTCTATAAACTTTAAGTAAATTCGGTAGACTTTCGAGTTTACCACTGAGTCAACgagttaacaaattaaaaaaattagatctaaatgtaagtcattttttattgttttatgtgTGTTAGTATTCAGCATATCTTCATTTAGTatgttattctcaaatacaaaattttcacctttaataatatcaaactcttattctctaataacatcaaactctcGATGAGAATGATCTACCATTAGTATAACATCTACAAATTATTGTCTACTACtgatgtattattactagacttggttatttaaatattctaaactttatgatttactactttgttttattatattattgaaatatttaattagcatgttatttatagatattttgttattatttttatatgaagtaaatTTTTACGAGTTTACGAGTTGAGTCTACGAGTCGAGTTTATAAACTCTCACAAGTCTGCCTAAATTCTCGAGGTTGataatcttaattatttgtttacAATAATTCACGCGATAGAAACATATTGTAGTGTTATTATCTTTACGGAAAGTGAACCAATAGTGAAATCTAATAATAAGTGTAATCATTGAACGCTTTTCTTGTATATTTTGGGGTCCGACTGAGAAAATATATGAGAGTCTAGTTCTGACCTTCATTGTTGTTAATGCTTGCCTGGGAGAGCTAAGCAAGAATTGTTTGGTGACAATTGCAAAGCAAAAGGCGAAGAGAAGTAACAACCTATGGCTTTTGTTTTGCAAATGTAGTACTTGTGATATGCTTGGCTGAGATTGAGCTATATTTATAGTACTATAGTAGCATGTTATGAGACATGGTCAAGTCAACAAGTCAAACCCAAGTCAACTCAAATAGTATAGTCTTCAAAATACATTATAGTAATTCACGCGGCAGAAAccgtgtcatttttttttttaataacagaaACCGTGTCATCAAGTTTTGCGTCTGCCCTACATAGTTCCTTCACGGAAAGTGAACCAGTGATATATTACAAAAACTGTAATCATTGAAGGCAATTTTCATATTTTGGGTtctgaaaatattaataatgatgaTGCAGTTGGGAAATTTTGGAGATTAATTGTTTTGGTAGCTGGCAATGAATTGACTTTTGAAAGTTATCCCTTCTTAGTGTTCTCAACTAtaggaaaatatttaattagtctCCGTCTTAGTGCTCTCCCACTAGCTAGTAATTATTCCCTCATACATGTTTTGTATAGCctgaatataaattatttctagCTATTAACTTTCTTTTCCAAAGtccacaaaaaaacacttctctTGCAACTCAAACACAAAAGTCATATGAGTAAGTCTTTTTCTTTGCTTCGATGCATTCTATCAACCTCTAGTTAAAAAAGAtagatagaattttttttaaaaaaattgatggcgCTTTGGAAGTGCTATGTATGCATATGATATCTATTTAAAGATAGTCCTTGTGAAGAACCACCTAACAATCTCCCGCTGTGGATTATTGGTTGCAATAGCTTAACAGGTTTGGTCTTGAAAACTATGGCAGGTGGAATAGGGGATCATTGTATTTGTCGCTTGAAAATTGAGACTTTTATTGTGGGAGTCGTTGTCTAGGGAGGTGGTTATTAATTTACTTTGCTATTGTTGATATGATTTTGAGAAATTATGGGAGCAAATTGTGGTGTGCATTAATTTGTAATCATTATTATCCCCTATATTTGCATATTTGCAGGTTGGGTGTGGAGAGATTTTTGTTGGACCATACATTGATGTAACAAAATTATGGTACTTTTGGTAccgatatataaaaaaattttgctgataaaatGAACAGCACCACTTCCATTTCCTTAAACAACTCTTCCCATAATAATGAGTCCACCCTAATCAACAAAAATTGTTGTATGCgtatattttattacaaaatgaCAATCAGTCCAACACTCCAGTCTAATGCATGTTTACTcccttcttttattttgaaaaatgtaaattatattaaatcgaaaatgatacaacaataaacaGGACATATCCGCagctagaaaaaaataaaagtctccTTAATACAAAAAAAGCCTAaatcaagatgctaaaacaaatacACCAAGTACGTTTGTCTATATATACAAGAAGCATGTTTACTCCCTTAATTGGGCACACAATGGTCTTCAACtagataatgaaaaatataactaaaaccaacaaaaatgactatgaagtcttttttttatcaaactttcTAATATTCTAGAATTTAGCAGATGATCACGCAGCCCTAAGACTCTCTTCAAAACCTCTAACCTAGTAATTTGAACCATACAATGTTGGTGTCATGTGATAATAAAGGGGATAGGCTTCGTAGAGAGGAATAGCGGggtccttctccttctcctcttTTGCTGGTCCAAATGAAATTAGTTCAGTGTGACACCACTTTCGTAGCTTTGACACTGCACTCACTGGATCAATCTCACCCAATAAGACTAGTTTCATGTCCTTAACGTCAACAGAAATCGATTCAACCCctgcaaaataattagaaaTGCAATTTTGTT
The Glycine max cultivar Williams 82 chromosome 16, Glycine_max_v4.0, whole genome shotgun sequence genome window above contains:
- the LOC100801079 gene encoding heavy metal-associated isoprenylated plant protein 39 isoform X4, producing the protein MKQKVVLKVDLHDDRMKKKAMKIASGVTGVELVSVKVKDKKMILLGDIDPVSVVSKLRKWCHTEIVSVGPATVDNKKVEPEKEDKKIESPKVTFPLELISEGYPLYNQMTPPKYSYQHYYVD
- the LOC100801079 gene encoding heavy metal-associated isoprenylated plant protein 39 isoform X3, translated to MKKVVLKVDLHDDRMKKKAMKIASGVTGVELVSVKVKDKKMILLGDIDPVSVVSKLRKWCHTEIVSVGPATVDNKKVEPEKEDKKIESPKVTFPLELISEGYPLYNQMTPPKYSYQHYYGTSFEEDHNGCVIC
- the LOC100801079 gene encoding heavy metal-associated isoprenylated plant protein 39 isoform X5; amino-acid sequence: MKQKVVLKVDLHDDRMKKKAMKIASGVTGVELVSVKVKDKKMILLGDIDPVSVVSKLRKWCHTEIVSVGPATVDNKKVEPEKEDKKIESPKVTFPLELISEGYPLYNQMTPPKYSYQHYYD
- the LOC100801079 gene encoding heavy metal-associated isoprenylated plant protein 39 isoform X1, which gives rise to MKQKVVLKVDLHDDRMKKKAMKIASGVTGVELVSVKVKDKKMILLGDIDPVSVVSKLRKWCHTEIVSVGPATVDNKKVEPEKEDKKIESPKVTFPLELISEGYPLYNQMTPPKYSYQHYYGTSFEEDHNGCVIC
- the LOC100802154 gene encoding heavy metal-associated isoprenylated plant protein 39 — protein: MKKVVLKVDLNNDRIKKKAMKTASGLSGVESISVDVKDMKLVLLGEIDPVSAVSKLRKWCHTELISFGPAKEEKEKDPAIPLYEAYPLYYHMTPTLYGSNY